One Moorella sp. E308F genomic region harbors:
- the cmk gene encoding (d)CMP kinase, with protein MRNKLYGNVAIDGPAGAGKSTAARLLAQKLGYLYIDTGAMYRALTWKALHQGIDLADDRQLVALAEATTIRLENTAAGTVKVYCDSEEITAAIRQETVSHHVSTVARVPGVRRRLVELQRQMAASNRVVMDGRDIGTNVLPEAPYKFFLTASLEERARRRYHELIASGRPVDLETIKEEIRRRDAQDSQREVDPLQPAPDAVIIDTTNMRVEEVVAKLLELIQTHHGVNATASER; from the coding sequence GTGAGGAATAAATTGTACGGTAACGTAGCCATCGACGGCCCGGCCGGGGCCGGTAAAAGCACAGCAGCCAGGCTCCTGGCGCAAAAACTGGGTTATCTATACATCGACACCGGGGCCATGTACCGGGCCCTGACCTGGAAGGCCCTGCACCAGGGGATAGACCTGGCCGACGACCGGCAACTGGTTGCCCTGGCAGAGGCAACTACTATCAGGCTGGAAAATACGGCTGCTGGCACGGTGAAGGTTTACTGCGATAGCGAGGAAATTACCGCGGCCATCCGGCAGGAAACTGTTTCCCACCATGTGTCTACCGTCGCCCGGGTCCCTGGGGTGCGGCGGCGGCTGGTGGAGCTACAGCGGCAGATGGCCGCCTCCAACCGGGTGGTCATGGACGGCCGCGATATCGGAACCAATGTTCTGCCGGAAGCGCCCTACAAGTTTTTCCTGACGGCTTCTCTGGAAGAGAGGGCGCGGCGGCGTTACCATGAACTCATAGCTTCTGGCCGGCCGGTAGACCTGGAAACCATAAAGGAAGAAATCCGCCGGCGGGATGCCCAGGATAGCCAGCGTGAAGTTGACCCCTTGCAGCCGGCGCCCGACGCCGTCATCATTGATACCACCAATATGAGAGTTGAAGAAGTAGTGGCTAAATTGCTGGAACTAATTCAGACCCATCATGGGGTTAATGCCACCGCCAGCGAACGATGA